The DNA segment CATGCAGAAGAAGATCCGCAACGCCCAGAAGCAGAAGGTGCCCTTCATGGTCATCGCGGGCGACGAGGACATGGCCAACAACGCCGTCTCCTTCCGCTACCGCGACGGCTCGCAGGAGAACGGCATCCCGTTCGACGAGGCCATCGCGAAGATCGCGACGGTGGTCGAGGAGCGGACGCAGATCTGATCCGCTCTGATCCGGCCGTGATCGAGGGCCCCCGGGAGGTTCAGCTTCCCGGGGGCCTCTTGTCGCTCTCGCTGGAGAAGATCTGCAGAAGCCAGGACGAGAACGATCCCGTCACCGCGCCGAGCAGGGCCAGCCCGCCGGCCATCATCCCCGTAGCGATCGCCCGGCCGGTCGTCGTCACTGGCGTGATGTCGCCGTAGCCGACCGTGCTGAGCGTCGCGGCGGCCCACCACACGGCGTCCCCGAACGACCGCATGGTGGCGCCGGGCGCTCCGCGTTCCTGCTGGTAGACCGCGAGTGCGCCGGTGAAGCCGAGCAGCAGGGTCGACAGGCTCGCGTAGGCGATCACGCGCGCGTGCAGGGAGAGCCGGGGCTCCCCCTGCCGGTGCTGGATGGCGTCGTAGAGCGGAACGATCCGCAACGGCCGCAGCAGCGGCAGGATGACCACCACCGTGTGCAGGAAGTGCGTTCTGGCGAAGCGCCACAAGCGCTGCCCGCTGAGGCGCCAGCGCCCCAGGTAGTCACCGGCGAAGAGCAGCCAGAGGGCGAGCATCGTGAACTCGCACACGCGCTGCCAGCCGGACGGCATGCTCACGGCGAGGACGCGGGCGGCGTAGGCGCCCATGAAGAGCAGCGATGCCAGAAACAGGGGGATCTCTGTGCGCTGCTCCCAGCGGGCGTAGGGGCTGTCGTCGTCCACCGGCCCAGCTTGGCCGGTGACCGTCCTCCCGCCGCCCCGGCGACACGCCGCGAACGGGCGAAGCAATATGCTGCACGCATGACGAGTGAGCCGGAGCGGCAGTGGGGAGTGGGGATCCAGGACGCGTTCCAGCGCCTGTGGACGCCCCATCGGATGGCCTACATCCAGGGTGAGAACAAGCCGACCGGTCCCGGCGCGGACGACGGCTGCCCCTTCTGCTCGATCCCGGCCAAATCCGACGAGGACGGGCTGGTCGTCAAGCGCGGCGAGCAGGTGTACGCGGTCCTCAACCTGTACCCGTACAACGGCGGCCACCTGATGGTCGTGCCCTACCGCCACGTCGCCGACTACACCGACCTGACCGCGCCGGAGACCGTCGAGCTGGCCGCCCTCACCAAGCAGGCGATGACGGCCCTGCGCACCGCTTCCGGTGCCCACGGCTTCAACATCGGCATGAACCAGGGCACGGTCGCCGGCGCCGGCATCGCGGCCCACCTCCACCAGCACATCGTCCCGCGCTGGGGCGGCGACACGAACTTCATGCCGGTGGTGGGCCACACGCGGGTGCTGCCACAGTTGCTGGCGGACACTCGGAAGATGCTGGCGGAGGTCTGGCCGGCGGCTTGATCCGCGACAACCTCCAGTAGAGGGTGCCCTCGACAACCAAGGGCACCACAGCTACGCGTCGTAGACGTCAGCCTTCCTGGGCATCGGGTCCTGCACCGCCGTACTCAAGAACGCGGAACGTGAACCGAACTTGTCGGTGTCCACGCCGTTCTCGGCGAGCACCTTGATCGCCGCGGCATGCACCACCCGCAGCACCGGCGTGGCCGCGCGCAGCGCGTCGTCGGCCATGAACCGGTGCCGCCACGGCTGGTCCGCCCACGCGTGCCGAAGTCCGAACGGCTCGGGCAGCCCCATCGTCCCGCCGAGCCAGCTCAGCAGCGGCGGGTACCAGGAGATCGGGGCCCGCACCGCCAGCCGGACCACCTCGTCGGGGTTGACCAGCGGAAGCTTCACCTTGCGGGTCTCCCACGGCTTGAACGACTTGGTGACCTCCTTGGTCGGCGCCTCGGGCTTCTCCTGGAAGAGCCCGTTCACCGGACCGAGGGCGTGGCCGGTCACCTCGATGCGCAACGTCTCGTGCAGTACGGTCACTGTGATCAGCATGGTGATGATCAACTGCCCGTCCCAGAGCGTCCACTGGACGCCCAGGTAGTGCCGGTCACCGCTGCCGAACTGCTGCTTGTTGCAGATGTCCTGTATCGCGTGGTTCTTGACCTGGTACGCCTCGACGTCGGTGCCCTCCGGGCGGGACACCGCCTTCGCGCCCTCCGCGATCGGCGTGACGACCCAGTGCCGTATCGAAGGCTTGGGGAAACCACCGGTGTTCAGCGGACCGCGCTCCAGCATGCGCAGTTGGTCGTGGATCGAGCGGATGACGTCCCAGCTGCGGAACGGGTGGATCTCCCGCGTGGAGTCCGCTGCCACCAGGTCCTCGGCGAGCTGCCAGCTGCCCCAGCGTGTGCCCATGCCGAGTATCCCCTTGGGCCCGGCGTAGAACACGGAGTTGGACTGCTGCTCGGCGCTCAGTTTGGCCAGCGACTGGCGCAGCTGCTCGGCCTGGGTCTCGGTGGGGCTGGTCGGCACCGCCTCCGGCACCTTGGCGCCGACGCTGCTGCCGGCCAACAGGCTGTCCCAGCGCTCCCGCAGATCCCTCGCGGTGCGCTCACAGACCTGCTTGGCCCAGAACCATCCGACCACGGGCATGAGGACCGAGGCCCGCGCAGACCAGCCCCAGAAGCCGGTGAACGGCATGCGCAGCAGGAAGAGCACGGCGAGCGCGCCCACCGCCACGAGCAACACGGAGGCGAGGGCGCCGCCGCGCTTCTCGTCCCGCTTGACGATGGTGGTGCGCAGCGTGAAGACCAGCAGCCACACCAGGAGCCCGGGCAGGAAGAGCACACCGCAGATCACGGTGATGGCGCTGAGCATCCGGTCGCGCGCCTTGCGGATGTTGTTCGCGGCCAGACAGTGCTCGACGACGACCTGAGGTTCGGCGCCGAAGGACTGGATCAGGGGCTTGCGGCCGCTGCCGAGCATGCGGTCGACCACGGCCCGTGAGAAGGCCTCACCGAGGTTGGGACGGAAGATCCTCGCCCAGCCGCGGCCCGCCTTGATGTCGGTCTTGTGCCATTCGTTGTCGGCCTTCTTGATGTCCTCGAACGGATTGTCCCGATAGGCCGCCGAGGCCAGCGCGAACGTCGCCGTCTGACCCTCACCTGCCGTGCGCGGCACCTGCGGACCGAAGATGTCCGCGTAACCGCTCTCAACGGTCATTCCCGCCCCCGATCGCCGCAGTGTCGCTTCTGCGGCCTTCCCGACTTCCGTACTTCGCACACCTGTTGATCAATGATCAGCGTATCCTCCGCCACCGACATTCGTCGGCGGACGGCCGAAGCCGCCCGCCGACGCGGCGGGGAGCGTTCCGTACAGGCCACTTGGTGGCGCCGGGCGCCAACTACGAGGCTTCGCGCGCCTCTTCACGAATCCTTTCCGCGATCTGCGCCGGCATCGGTTCGTGCCGCGCGTACGCACGGTTGAAGCGTGCGGTGCCGTGCGACAGCGAGCGGAGATCGACGGCGTACCGCCCGATCTCGATCTCGGGCACCTCTGCCCTGATGAGCGTGCGGCTGCCGTTGGTCTGCTCGGTGCCGAGGACCCGGCCGCGCCGCCCGGACAGGTCGCTCATCACGGCGCCGACGTAGTCGTCACCGACCAGGACGGACACCTCGGCCACCGGCTCCAGCAGATGGATCTTCGCGTCGGCCGCGGCCTCGCGCAGCGCGAGCGCGCCGGCCGTCTGGAAGGCGGCGTCGGAGGAGTCCACCGAGTGCGCCTTGCCGTCGAGCAGCGTGATCCGGACGTCGACGAGCGGATGGCCCGCCGCAACTCCCCTGGCCGCCTGGGCCCTTACGCCCTTCTCCACCGAGGGGATGAACTGGCGCGGCACCGCGCCGCCGACGACCTTGTCCACGAACTCGACGCCCGAGCCGCCCGGCAGGGGCTCCACCTCGATCTCGCAGATCGCGTACTGCCCGTGCCCGCCGGACTGCTTCACATGCCGGCCACGGCCCGCCGACCTGCCCGCGAACGTCTCCCGCAGGGCGACCATGTGCGGTACGACGTCGACCTGGACGCCGTACCGGCTGCGCAGCCGTTCGAGTGCGACGTCCGCGTGCGCCTCGCCCAGACACCACAGCACCACCTGGTGGGTGGCCTGGTTCTGTTCCAGTCGCATGGTCGGGTCCTCGGCGACCAGCCGGGACAGGCCCTGGGAGAGTTTGTCCTCGTCCGCCTTGCTGTGTGCCTGGATGGCGAGCGGCAGCAGCGGGTCGGGCATCCGCCAGGGCTCCATCAGGAGCGGGTCGTCCTTGGCGGACAGCGTGTCGCCGGTCTCCGCGCGGGTCAGCTTCGCCACGCACGCGAGGTCACCGGCGATGCAGTGGCTGAGCGTGCGCTGCTGCTTGCCGAACGGCGCCGACAGGGCGCCGATCCGCTCGTCGACGTCGTGGTCCTCGTGGCCACGGTCCTCCAGGCCGTGCCCTGAGACGTGCACCGTCGCGTCGGGGTGCAGGGTGCCGGAGAAGACCCGTACCAGCGAGACGCGGCCGACGTACGGGTCGGACGCGGTCTTCACCACCTCGGCGACCAGCGGCCCGTCCGGGTCGCACACCTTCAGCGCGCGCGGTTTGCCGTCGACCGTGGTGACCGCGGGCGCCTCCCGCTCCAGCGGGGTCGGGAACCCGCGCGTGATCAGCTCCAGCACCTCGATCGTGCCGAGCCCCTGCCGGGCGCCGTCGGCCGCGGGCGCCGCGGCCAGGACGGGATGGAAGGCACCGCGCGCGACGGCCCGTTCCAGGTCCTCGATCAGCGTCTTGACGTCGACCTGCTCGCCGCCGAGATACCGGTCCATCAGGGTCTCGTCCTCCGACTCCGAGATGATCCCCTCGATCAGCCGGTTGCGGGCCTCCTCGATCTGCGGCAGCTGGTCCTCGCCCGGCTCGGACTCCTTGCGCTCCCCGGAGGAGTAGTCGAACAGCTGCTGCGACAGCAGCCCGATCAACCCGGTCACGGGCGCGTGCCCGTCGGGGGCCTGCGGGCCGTGCAGCGGCAGATACAGCGGGAGCACCGCGTCGGGGTCCTCCCCGCCGAAGGCCTCCGCGCAGATCCGCGTCATCTCCTCATAGTCGGCCCGCGCGGACTCCAGGTGCGTGACGACGATCGCGCGCGGCATGCCGACGGCCGCGCACTCCTCCCACACCATGCGGGTCGAGCCGTCCACGCCGTCCGAGGCCGAGACGACGAAAAGGGCCGCGTCCGCCGCTCGCAGACCGGCCCTGAGCTCCCCGACGAAGTCGGCGTATCCGGGGGTGTCCAGAAGGTTGACCTTGATGCCGTCCCATTCGACCGGCACCAGGGAGAGCTGTACCGAGCGTTGCTGCCGGTGCTCGATCTCGTCGTAGTCCGAGACGGTGCCGCCGTCCTCGACGCGGCCCGCCCGGTTCACCGCCCCCGCCGTGAGTGCGAGGGCTTCCACCAAGGTGGTCTTGCCCGATCCGGAGTGGCCGACCAGTACCACATTCCGTACGGACGCGGGGTGGTCGGCCGCTGTAGCCCTGCCGGCGGCTCCGGGATGTGCGTTCGCCTTGTCGCCCATGGTCCTGCCTCCCGTGCACGGTGAGGTCACTGTGGGCGCGGACATGCGGATCCGCGTGCGATGCGGCTCCGGTGACGCCCGCGGTCCTTCGAGCTTTCCACTCCCGTCACGGTGCGTCCATACGGCGGACGCGATCGCGCCATCCGCCGCGGGTGGACGTGCCTGCCGGACCCGGGTACGAGTGCCCGGCGGTCGCACGCACGCACGCGTGGCTACGATGGGCCAGCCGGTGGCCAGCAGGGGCCGCGGCGCACACCGACCCTCGGGAAGGCCATGCTGAACAAGTACGCGCGTGCATTCTTCACGCGTGTTCTCACACCGTTCGCCGCGTTTTTGATCCGGCGGGGCGTCAGCCCAGACACGGTCACGCTCATCGGCACCGCCGGGGTGGTCGCGGGCGCGCTGGTCTTCTACCCCATGGGCGAGTTCTTCTGGGGCACGGTCGTGATCACGCTCTTCGTGTTCTCCGACCTCGTCGACGGCAACATGGCCCGCCAGCTCGGCCGCTCCAGCCGCTGGGGTGCCTTCCTGGACTCCACGCTCGACCGGGTCGCCGACGGTGCGATCTTCGGCGGCTTCATCCTCTGGTACGCCGGCGGGGGCGACGACCTCGTCCTGTGCGCCGTCTCGATCTTCTGCCTGGCCAGCGGCCAGGTGGTGTCGTACACCAAGGCGCGCGGCGAGTCGATCGGCCTGCCCGTCGCCGTCAACGGCCTCGTCGAGCGCGCCGAGCGCCTGGTGATCTCGCTGGTCGCGGCCGGGTTGGCGGGCCTGCACAAGTTCGGGGTACCGGGCATCCAGTACCTGCTGCCCGTCGCCCTGTGGATCGTCGCCGTCGGCAGTCTCGTCACGCTGATCCAGCGGGTCGTCACCGTCCGTCGCGAATCCGCCGAGGCGGAGGCCGCCGCGGACGCGCAGGACAAGCCGCAGGGAGCCTCTCAAGGGAGCGAGGCCGCCAAGTGAGCGCCCAGGACCGCCTCACGGACGCGCTGTACGGACTCGGCTGGGGCACCGTCAAGAAGCTCCCCGAGCCGGTGGCGGTACGGCTCGGCCGCACCATCGCCGATCTCGCCTGGAAGCAGCGAGGCAAGGGCGTCCAGCGGCTGGAGAGCAACTACGCGCGCGTGGTGCCCGACGCGACCCCGGAGCGCCTCGCCGAGCTCTCGCGCGCGGGCATGCGGTCGTACCTGCGCTATTGGATGGAGTCCTTCCGACTGCCCGCCTGGAGCGCCGAACGCGTCAAGGGCGGCTTCGACGTCAAGGACGTCCACCACCTGACCGACGGCCTGGCCGCCGGGAACGGCGTGGTACTCGCCCTTCCGCACCTGGCCAACTGGGACCTCGCCGGCGCCTGGGTCACCACCGAGCTGGAGACGCCGTTCACGACGGTCGCCGAGCGCCTCAAGCCCGAGACGCTCTACGACCGCTTCGTCGCCTACCGCGTGAGCCTCGGCATGGAGGTCCTGCCGCACAGCGGCGGCACCGCCTTCGGCATGCTGGCCCGCAGGCTGCGCGACGGCGGTCTGGTCTGCCTGGTCGCCGACCGTGACCTGTCCGCGTCCGGCGTCGAGGTCGACTTCTTCGGCGACACGGCCCGGATGCCCGCCGGCCCGGCGCTGCTGGCCCAGCAGACCGGGGCGCTCCTGCTTCCCGTCACGCTCTGGTACGACGACTCGCCCGTCATGCAGGGGCGGATCCATCCCCCGATCGAGGTACCCGAGACAGGTACCCGGGCCGAGAAGACGTCTGTCATGACACAGGCGCTGGCCGACGCCTTCGCCACGGGGATCGCCGAACATCCGGAGGACTGGCACATGCTCCAGCGCTTGTGGCTCGCCGACCTGGAACCACGACCGGCCGACGGCCCGGCAGGAGAGCGTCCGTGAGGATCGGCATCGTCTGCCCGTACTCCTGGGACGTGCCAGGTGGCGTCCAGTTCCACATCCGCGACCTCGCCGAGTTCTTCATCCGGCTCGGCCACGAGGTGTCCGTCCTGGCCCCGGCCGACGACGACACCCCGCTCCCGCCGTACGTCGTCTCCGCGGGCCGCGCGGTGCCGGTCCCGTACAACGGCTCGGTCGCCCGCCTGAACTTCGGCTTCCTCTCGGCGGCCCGGGTGCGCCGCTGGCTGCACGAGGGCGCGTTCGACGTCATCCACATCCACGAGCCGACGTCGCCGTCCCTGGGCCTGCTGGCCTGCTGGGCGGCCCAGGGCCCGATCGTGGCCACCTTCCACACGTCCAACCCCCGCTCGCGGGCGATGATCGCCGCGTACGCCATCCTCCAGGCGGCCCTGGAGAAGATCAGCGCCCGGGTCGCGGTGAGCGAATACGCCCGGCGCACGCTGGTGGAACACCTCGGCGGCGACGCGGTCGTCATCCCCAACGGCGTCGATGTCGACTTCTTCGCCGAGGCCGAGCCGAACCCCGACTGGCAGGGCGACACGATCGGCTTCGTCGGCCGCATCGACGAGCCCCGCAAGGGCCTGCCGGTTCTGATGAGGGCCCTGCCGAAGATCCTCGCCGCCCGCCCGCAGACCAGGCTCCTGGTGGCGGGCCGCGGCGACGAGGAGGAGGCGGTGGAGTCCCTGCCCGCCGAGCTCCGCTCCCGCGTCGAGTTCCTCGGCATGATCAGCGACCAGGACAAGGCCCGCTTCCTGCGCAGCGTCGACCTGTACGTCGCTCCCAACACCGGCGGCGAGAGCTTCGGGATCGTCCTGGTCGAGGCGATGTCGGCCGGCGCCCCCGTCCTCGCCTCGGACCTGGACGCCTTCGCCCAGGTCCTCGACCAGGGCGCGGCGGGCGAACTCTTCACCAACGAGGATGCGGACGCCCTGGCCGAGGCGGCGGTACGCCTCCTGGAGGACCCGGTCCGCCGGGCCGAGCTCCGCAAGCGGGGGAGCGTGCATGTACGCCGCTTCGACTGGTCGACCGTGGGCGCGGACATCCTGTCGGTGTACGAGACGGTGACTGCGGGCGCGGCGGCGGTGGCCGAGGACGAGCGGGCCGGGAGCGGTGGGACCGGCGGGCTGCGGGCCCGGCTGGGGCTGGCCCGGGACTGAGGTTTCAGCCCGTCTGGGGGTGCCCCCTCTGGGGGAGTCCGAGGATGAGGCCCTTCAGGGCCGATGCCGGGGTCCGGGGGCGGCAGCCCCCGGCGACGGTCGCGCCGACACCCGGCACCAACACCCACGCCCCGCACGACACCCTGCTCACCCGGCGGAGCTAGGGTGCCGCCCGTGACCGCAACTCTGATCTGGATCCTCGTAGTCCTCGTGGCGATCGGCCTCTACCTGAGCTGGACGGCCGGTCGCCTGGACCGGCTGCACGCCAGGATCGACGCGGCCCGCGCCGCACTCGACGCGCAGCTGCTGCGCCGCGCCTCGGTGGCCCAGGAACTGGCCACCTCCGGTGTGCTGGATCCCGCCGCGTCGATCGTCCTGTACGAGGCCGCACACGCCGCCCGGCAGGCCGAGGAGGAACAGCGGGAGGTCGCCGAG comes from the Streptomyces sp. NBC_00443 genome and includes:
- a CDS encoding potassium channel family protein, with amino-acid sequence MDDDSPYARWEQRTEIPLFLASLLFMGAYAARVLAVSMPSGWQRVCEFTMLALWLLFAGDYLGRWRLSGQRLWRFARTHFLHTVVVILPLLRPLRIVPLYDAIQHRQGEPRLSLHARVIAYASLSTLLLGFTGALAVYQQERGAPGATMRSFGDAVWWAAATLSTVGYGDITPVTTTGRAIATGMMAGGLALLGAVTGSFSSWLLQIFSSESDKRPPGS
- a CDS encoding HIT family protein, which translates into the protein MTSEPERQWGVGIQDAFQRLWTPHRMAYIQGENKPTGPGADDGCPFCSIPAKSDEDGLVVKRGEQVYAVLNLYPYNGGHLMVVPYRHVADYTDLTAPETVELAALTKQAMTALRTASGAHGFNIGMNQGTVAGAGIAAHLHQHIVPRWGGDTNFMPVVGHTRVLPQLLADTRKMLAEVWPAA
- a CDS encoding elongation factor G-like protein EF-G2 — encoded protein: MGDKANAHPGAAGRATAADHPASVRNVVLVGHSGSGKTTLVEALALTAGAVNRAGRVEDGGTVSDYDEIEHRQQRSVQLSLVPVEWDGIKVNLLDTPGYADFVGELRAGLRAADAALFVVSASDGVDGSTRMVWEECAAVGMPRAIVVTHLESARADYEEMTRICAEAFGGEDPDAVLPLYLPLHGPQAPDGHAPVTGLIGLLSQQLFDYSSGERKESEPGEDQLPQIEEARNRLIEGIISESEDETLMDRYLGGEQVDVKTLIEDLERAVARGAFHPVLAAAPAADGARQGLGTIEVLELITRGFPTPLEREAPAVTTVDGKPRALKVCDPDGPLVAEVVKTASDPYVGRVSLVRVFSGTLHPDATVHVSGHGLEDRGHEDHDVDERIGALSAPFGKQQRTLSHCIAGDLACVAKLTRAETGDTLSAKDDPLLMEPWRMPDPLLPLAIQAHSKADEDKLSQGLSRLVAEDPTMRLEQNQATHQVVLWCLGEAHADVALERLRSRYGVQVDVVPHMVALRETFAGRSAGRGRHVKQSGGHGQYAICEIEVEPLPGGSGVEFVDKVVGGAVPRQFIPSVEKGVRAQAARGVAAGHPLVDVRITLLDGKAHSVDSSDAAFQTAGALALREAAADAKIHLLEPVAEVSVLVGDDYVGAVMSDLSGRRGRVLGTEQTNGSRTLIRAEVPEIEIGRYAVDLRSLSHGTARFNRAYARHEPMPAQIAERIREEAREAS
- the pgsA gene encoding phosphatidylinositol phosphate synthase; this translates as MLNKYARAFFTRVLTPFAAFLIRRGVSPDTVTLIGTAGVVAGALVFYPMGEFFWGTVVITLFVFSDLVDGNMARQLGRSSRWGAFLDSTLDRVADGAIFGGFILWYAGGGDDLVLCAVSIFCLASGQVVSYTKARGESIGLPVAVNGLVERAERLVISLVAAGLAGLHKFGVPGIQYLLPVALWIVAVGSLVTLIQRVVTVRRESAEAEAAADAQDKPQGASQGSEAAK
- a CDS encoding phosphatidylinositol mannoside acyltransferase, with the protein product MSAQDRLTDALYGLGWGTVKKLPEPVAVRLGRTIADLAWKQRGKGVQRLESNYARVVPDATPERLAELSRAGMRSYLRYWMESFRLPAWSAERVKGGFDVKDVHHLTDGLAAGNGVVLALPHLANWDLAGAWVTTELETPFTTVAERLKPETLYDRFVAYRVSLGMEVLPHSGGTAFGMLARRLRDGGLVCLVADRDLSASGVEVDFFGDTARMPAGPALLAQQTGALLLPVTLWYDDSPVMQGRIHPPIEVPETGTRAEKTSVMTQALADAFATGIAEHPEDWHMLQRLWLADLEPRPADGPAGERP
- a CDS encoding glycosyltransferase family 4 protein, whose translation is MRIGIVCPYSWDVPGGVQFHIRDLAEFFIRLGHEVSVLAPADDDTPLPPYVVSAGRAVPVPYNGSVARLNFGFLSAARVRRWLHEGAFDVIHIHEPTSPSLGLLACWAAQGPIVATFHTSNPRSRAMIAAYAILQAALEKISARVAVSEYARRTLVEHLGGDAVVIPNGVDVDFFAEAEPNPDWQGDTIGFVGRIDEPRKGLPVLMRALPKILAARPQTRLLVAGRGDEEEAVESLPAELRSRVEFLGMISDQDKARFLRSVDLYVAPNTGGESFGIVLVEAMSAGAPVLASDLDAFAQVLDQGAAGELFTNEDADALAEAAVRLLEDPVRRAELRKRGSVHVRRFDWSTVGADILSVYETVTAGAAAVAEDERAGSGGTGGLRARLGLARD